Proteins encoded in a region of the Methanofollis tationis genome:
- a CDS encoding isocitrate/isopropylmalate family dehydrogenase, whose amino-acid sequence MYRVASIGGDGIGPEILVEGKKVLDAAGEKYGFDIEWTDYPIGADRYLETGTLVTEDELKELSAYRAIYFGSIGDDRVRPGVLEKGILLALRFYFDQYVNLRPIKLLHGVSTPLAGKGPEDIDFVVVRENTEDFYVGIGGRFKGRHHADLQVVRDLYSVKFGLDAESDAEEIAYQIGVLSREGSRRVMEYAFDLAERRERRVTSVDKANVLSDVYGLWREVFTGVAAAHPDVSTEFNFVDAVTMWFVKNPEWFDVVVTPNMFGDIITDLGAMIQGGLGLAPGGNINPKGTSMFEPIHGSAPKYKGLGVANPIATIWAGSLLLDHLGEHEAAEAVVRAIEGTIRDGVVTKDLGGTARTSDVGGHVAALIGF is encoded by the coding sequence GTGTACAGGGTCGCATCGATAGGCGGCGACGGCATCGGGCCTGAGATCCTCGTAGAGGGGAAGAAGGTCCTGGACGCCGCGGGTGAGAAGTATGGTTTTGATATCGAGTGGACCGACTACCCGATCGGGGCCGACCGCTATCTTGAAACCGGCACACTCGTCACCGAGGACGAACTGAAGGAACTCTCGGCCTACCGGGCGATCTACTTCGGGTCCATCGGCGACGACCGGGTGCGGCCCGGCGTGCTGGAGAAGGGAATCCTGCTTGCCCTGCGGTTTTATTTCGACCAGTACGTGAACCTGCGGCCGATCAAACTCCTGCACGGCGTCTCGACGCCGCTCGCCGGAAAGGGGCCTGAGGATATCGACTTCGTCGTCGTGCGGGAGAACACCGAGGACTTCTACGTCGGGATCGGCGGGCGGTTCAAAGGGCGCCACCACGCCGACCTCCAGGTTGTAAGGGACCTCTACTCGGTGAAGTTCGGCCTCGACGCCGAGAGCGACGCCGAGGAGATCGCCTACCAGATCGGCGTCCTCTCGCGGGAGGGAAGCCGCAGGGTGATGGAGTACGCCTTCGACCTGGCCGAGCGCCGGGAGAGGAGGGTCACCTCAGTGGACAAGGCGAACGTCCTCTCAGACGTCTATGGCCTCTGGCGGGAGGTCTTCACCGGAGTCGCCGCCGCCCACCCGGACGTCTCGACCGAGTTCAACTTCGTCGACGCCGTCACGATGTGGTTCGTGAAGAACCCGGAGTGGTTCGACGTCGTCGTCACCCCGAACATGTTCGGCGACATCATCACCGACCTCGGGGCGATGATCCAGGGCGGTCTGGGCCTGGCGCCCGGCGGCAACATCAACCCGAAGGGCACCTCGATGTTCGAGCCGATCCACGGTTCGGCCCCGAAGTACAAGGGTCTCGGCGTCGCAAACCCGATCGCCACGATCTGGGCGGGTTCCCTCCTCCTCGACCACCTGGGCGAGCACGAGGCGGCTGAAGCGGTCGTCCGTGCGATCGAGGGGACGATCAGGGACGGCGTGGTGACAAAGGACCTCGGCGGCACGGCGCGGACCTCTGATGTGGGCGGGCATGTCGCCGCGTTGATCGGGTTCTGA
- a CDS encoding 3-isopropylmalate dehydratase small subunit, with amino-acid sequence MRIWKFGDDIDTDAIIPGRYLTEYDPKKLAEHVFEGTRDDFRAGVQEGDVLVAGRNFGCGSSREHAPLALLGAGVKIVVAESFARIFYRNAVNTGLLPLICPEAGALVEGHEAVVDIAGGSIESDGVCHATEAVPPFMQEIVDAGGLVEYAKNLEEVELCTGSHR; translated from the coding sequence ATGCGGATCTGGAAATTCGGCGACGACATCGACACGGACGCAATCATACCCGGGAGATACCTCACCGAGTACGACCCGAAGAAACTCGCGGAGCACGTCTTCGAGGGCACCCGCGACGACTTTCGGGCGGGCGTGCAGGAGGGAGACGTCCTTGTCGCCGGGAGGAATTTCGGCTGCGGCTCCTCGCGGGAGCACGCCCCGCTCGCCCTTCTCGGGGCAGGGGTGAAGATCGTGGTGGCCGAGTCCTTCGCCCGGATCTTCTACCGCAACGCCGTCAACACCGGGCTTCTCCCCCTGATCTGCCCTGAGGCAGGCGCACTCGTCGAGGGGCACGAGGCCGTGGTCGATATCGCCGGCGGCTCTATCGAATCTGACGGCGTCTGCCATGCGACCGAGGCGGTGCCCCCGTTCATGCAGGAGATCGTGGACGCCGGCGGACTTGTGGAATACGCGAAAAATCTAGAGGAGGTGGAACTGTGTACAGGGTCGCATCGATAG
- a CDS encoding 3-isopropylmalate dehydratase large subunit, with the protein MGATLVEKIFSSRCGKEIEAGDVVMAAVDKAMIHDITGPLAVQKFREMNGNVVFDPARIVMLFDHQVPADSIQAAENQKFMREFALSQGIHNYDLREGVCHQVVLEKGHAAPGEIVVGSDSHTCTYGAAGAFATGIGSTDMGFVLRFGALYFRVPDSIRVEVNGAFAPRVGAKDLILDIAGSIGADGATYQALEFTGETFASMPMPGRMTCANMAIEMGAKAGIVPPDAITWEYLKGRRPDVRPFTLENDEEATYAEWREFDVTDLVPKVAVPHNVDNVVDVEEIAGTHIDQVFIGSCTNGRYEDFAEAAEVLGNRTFSDDVRVILIPASRDEYLKTLRAGLIERFVKAGALVEAPCCGPCMGGAFGLLAPGEVSLSTSNRNFRGRQGSTEAEVYLCSAATAAASAIYGEITDPREVA; encoded by the coding sequence ATGGGAGCAACCCTCGTAGAGAAGATCTTCTCCTCCCGCTGCGGGAAGGAGATAGAAGCGGGCGATGTGGTGATGGCGGCAGTGGATAAGGCAATGATCCACGACATCACCGGCCCCCTTGCCGTGCAGAAATTCCGTGAGATGAACGGAAATGTGGTCTTCGACCCTGCGCGGATCGTGATGCTCTTCGACCATCAGGTCCCGGCCGACTCCATTCAGGCGGCCGAGAACCAGAAATTTATGCGGGAGTTTGCGCTCAGCCAGGGTATTCACAACTACGACCTTCGTGAGGGCGTCTGCCACCAGGTGGTCCTGGAGAAAGGGCATGCGGCGCCCGGCGAGATCGTCGTGGGCTCTGATTCCCACACCTGCACCTACGGCGCTGCCGGAGCGTTTGCGACCGGCATCGGGTCGACCGACATGGGCTTTGTCCTCCGCTTCGGCGCCCTCTACTTCAGGGTGCCCGACTCGATCCGCGTCGAGGTGAACGGCGCTTTCGCCCCCCGCGTCGGGGCGAAAGACCTGATCCTCGATATCGCCGGGAGCATTGGGGCGGACGGCGCCACCTACCAGGCCCTCGAGTTCACCGGCGAGACGTTTGCGTCGATGCCGATGCCCGGGCGGATGACCTGCGCCAACATGGCGATCGAGATGGGGGCGAAGGCGGGGATCGTCCCGCCCGATGCGATCACCTGGGAGTACCTGAAAGGGCGCCGCCCGGATGTCCGGCCGTTCACGCTCGAAAACGACGAGGAAGCCACCTACGCGGAGTGGCGCGAGTTCGACGTCACCGACCTGGTGCCAAAGGTGGCGGTGCCGCACAACGTGGACAACGTCGTCGACGTGGAGGAGATCGCCGGCACGCATATCGACCAGGTGTTCATCGGCTCCTGCACGAACGGGCGCTACGAGGACTTCGCCGAGGCGGCCGAGGTGCTCGGCAACCGGACGTTCTCCGACGACGTGCGGGTGATCCTGATCCCGGCCTCGCGGGACGAGTACCTCAAGACCCTCAGGGCCGGGCTGATCGAGCGATTCGTCAAGGCGGGCGCCCTCGTCGAGGCGCCCTGCTGCGGCCCGTGCATGGGCGGAGCCTTCGGGCTCCTCGCACCGGGCGAGGTCTCCCTCTCCACTTCGAACCGGAACTTCCGGGGGCGGCAGGGGAGCACCGAGGCCGAAGTCTACCTCTGCTCTGCGGCAACGGCGGCGGCGAGCGCCATATATGGCGAGATCACCGACCCGAGGGAGGTGGCATGA
- a CDS encoding HemK2/MTQ2 family protein methyltransferase, translated as MQIPTPSPDDQVYAPAEDTFLLRDAALAGVKPDDRVLEVGCGSGAVSAALLGRAASVVATDINPHAVRAARTLGVETVRTDLMAGVRGPFDLVLFNPPYLPTAPEERIDDWLEYALDGGPTGRETIERFAADVGRVIAPFGRILLLVSSLTGPEEVQKIFSGLGYIVLLAAKERVEGEDLLVLRISRDLCCFSG; from the coding sequence ATGCAGATCCCCACCCCTTCCCCGGACGACCAGGTCTATGCACCGGCGGAGGACACCTTCCTCCTCAGGGACGCAGCGCTCGCCGGGGTCAAACCGGACGACCGCGTGCTCGAGGTCGGGTGCGGGAGCGGTGCGGTCTCGGCAGCCCTGCTCGGCCGGGCAGCATCGGTCGTGGCGACCGATATCAACCCCCATGCGGTGCGGGCCGCACGCACCCTCGGCGTCGAGACGGTGCGGACCGACCTGATGGCGGGAGTCCGCGGCCCCTTCGATCTCGTCCTCTTCAACCCGCCGTACCTGCCGACTGCTCCGGAGGAGCGCATCGACGACTGGCTTGAATATGCGCTGGACGGCGGGCCGACGGGCCGGGAAACAATTGAACGTTTCGCCGCCGACGTCGGGCGGGTGATTGCCCCCTTCGGCCGGATCCTCCTGCTCGTCTCTTCCCTCACCGGGCCTGAGGAGGTGCAAAAGATCTTTTCGGGCCTCGGCTATATCGTGCTCCTCGCCGCAAAGGAGCGGGTGGAGGGCGAGGACCTCCTCGTGCTGCGGATCAGCCGGGACCTCTGCTGCTTCTCAGGGTGA
- a CDS encoding ABC transporter ATP-binding protein — protein sequence MNTQISPGATAPSPPLLDFANITVMRGDKKVLDTLSLTVGAGEHLAILGPNGAGKSSLIRTITRECYPLAHPDRRFLIMGKEVWEVGALRSMLGIVSNELQFTFTREFTGREAVLSGFFSSVGLFRHEVTAAMEEQTDEILGFLEIEHLADRSMREMSSGEGRRFLIGRALVHDPVALILDEPTNSMDLHALHHFRSTLQKIARSGTGVIMVTHNLHDIIPEISRVVLMKEGRICGDGPKDEVLTDNVIGGLFDVPVRIREEGGWYYASGY from the coding sequence ATGAACACGCAGATCTCTCCTGGTGCGACGGCTCCCTCTCCCCCCTTGCTCGACTTCGCCAATATCACCGTGATGAGGGGCGACAAAAAAGTCCTCGACACCCTCTCCCTCACGGTCGGTGCCGGCGAGCACCTCGCCATCCTCGGGCCGAACGGCGCGGGAAAGTCGTCCCTGATCAGGACAATCACCCGCGAGTGCTACCCGCTGGCGCACCCCGATCGCAGGTTTTTGATCATGGGAAAGGAAGTCTGGGAGGTGGGCGCCTTGCGTTCAATGCTCGGCATTGTATCGAACGAACTGCAGTTCACCTTCACCCGGGAGTTCACCGGGCGCGAGGCAGTCCTCTCCGGTTTCTTCTCCAGCGTCGGGCTCTTCAGGCATGAAGTCACCGCGGCGATGGAAGAGCAGACCGACGAGATCCTCGGATTCCTGGAGATCGAGCACCTCGCAGACCGTTCCATGAGGGAGATGTCCAGCGGCGAAGGGAGGCGCTTCCTGATCGGGCGGGCGCTCGTCCACGACCCGGTTGCGCTCATCCTGGACGAACCCACGAATAGCATGGACCTCCACGCCCTCCACCACTTCCGCTCGACGCTCCAGAAGATCGCCCGCTCGGGCACCGGCGTGATCATGGTCACCCACAACCTCCACGACATCATCCCGGAGATCTCGCGGGTGGTCTTGATGAAGGAGGGGCGGATCTGCGGCGACGGCCCGAAGGATGAGGTCCTGACCGATAACGTCATCGGCGGGCTTTTCGATGTCCCGGTGCGGATCAGGGAGGAGGGAGGGTGGTATTATGCGAGCGGTTACTGA
- the rsmA gene encoding 16S rRNA (adenine(1518)-N(6)/adenine(1519)-N(6))-dimethyltransferase RsmA, with product MKARHDQHFLRDRRAIERIVALSEVSGRSVLEIGPGEGVLTAALLQAGAKVTAIELDPSLVAGLEERFAGEIGAGAFTLIHGDAVRVPYPAFDIVVANLPYSASSPITFRLLEAGFEQAVLMYQREFAERMAAPVGTPECGRLSVMVQTYADVKLCFNLPPGAFSPPPQVASTVVRLTPHEPPYYIADREVYAAVVRELFSHRRKTARNGLRGGRGALGAENVERAIAGLPEEILSMRPEELSLMVFAMIANLCTGEKKPSPQ from the coding sequence ATGAAGGCGCGGCACGACCAGCATTTCCTCAGGGACCGCCGGGCGATCGAGCGGATCGTTGCTCTTTCAGAGGTTTCGGGACGCAGTGTCCTTGAGATCGGGCCCGGAGAAGGGGTGCTGACCGCAGCTCTCCTTCAGGCAGGTGCAAAGGTCACGGCGATCGAACTCGATCCCTCCCTTGTCGCCGGGCTTGAAGAGCGGTTCGCCGGCGAGATCGGGGCCGGAGCGTTCACGCTCATCCACGGCGATGCGGTGAGGGTTCCCTACCCCGCCTTCGATATCGTCGTCGCAAATCTTCCCTATTCTGCGTCTTCACCAATCACGTTCAGGCTCCTCGAGGCCGGGTTCGAGCAGGCCGTATTGATGTACCAGCGCGAGTTTGCCGAACGGATGGCAGCGCCGGTGGGAACACCGGAGTGCGGGCGGCTCTCGGTGATGGTCCAGACCTATGCAGACGTGAAACTCTGCTTCAACCTCCCGCCCGGTGCCTTTTCGCCGCCGCCGCAGGTCGCCTCGACGGTTGTCCGTCTCACCCCGCACGAGCCCCCCTATTATATCGCCGACCGCGAGGTGTATGCGGCGGTGGTCAGGGAACTCTTCTCCCACCGGCGAAAGACGGCGAGAAACGGGCTGCGCGGCGGGCGGGGCGCTCTTGGGGCTGAGAACGTGGAGCGGGCTATCGCCGGGCTCCCCGAGGAGATCCTCTCGATGCGGCCGGAAGAGTTGTCCCTGATGGTGTTTGCGATGATCGCAAACCTGTGTACAGGCGAGAAGAAACCCTCACCTCAGTAA
- a CDS encoding DUF655 domain-containing protein → MKTEKKEIYAVVVDVLLQGRADDPKPVFKREPIVQAVGKDQFKLLELIPKKGADIRIYDTVYIGDEERKQIERVKRRIGYGELTNTGRVELPFAIEAIVKENEARYVEFFNKAVPITSKLHTFHLLPGIGKKLMWELLEEREKKPFESLEDIALRIKSLPNPVKLIVGRVLEELQEPEIKYRLFTAR, encoded by the coding sequence ATGAAGACGGAGAAAAAGGAGATCTACGCAGTAGTTGTGGATGTGCTCCTCCAGGGACGTGCAGATGACCCGAAGCCGGTCTTCAAGCGCGAACCTATCGTTCAGGCAGTCGGAAAGGATCAGTTCAAACTCCTTGAACTGATCCCGAAGAAGGGTGCCGACATCCGGATCTATGATACGGTCTACATCGGCGATGAAGAACGCAAGCAGATCGAACGGGTGAAAAGGCGGATCGGGTACGGCGAACTGACGAACACCGGGCGGGTCGAACTCCCCTTTGCAATCGAGGCGATCGTGAAGGAGAACGAGGCCAGGTATGTGGAGTTCTTCAATAAAGCCGTGCCGATCACCTCGAAACTCCACACCTTCCACCTCCTCCCCGGCATCGGGAAGAAACTGATGTGGGAGCTGCTGGAAGAACGGGAGAAAAAGCCGTTCGAGAGTTTAGAGGACATCGCCCTGCGCATCAAGTCTCTGCCGAATCCGGTGAAGCTGATCGTTGGGCGTGTGCTTGAAGAGCTCCAGGAACCCGAGATCAAGTATCGTCTGTTCACGGCACGATGA
- a CDS encoding RNA polymerase Rpb4 family protein → MKVKGLISDERITLPEMREQLAQVEAQRHEAGQEMSYELRQSIEHANHLSKTTAEKARALVNELLALEKMKPDIAFRIANIMPQSRDELRAIYAKERYTLTGEELDVILEMVITHL, encoded by the coding sequence ATGAAGGTAAAAGGATTAATCAGCGATGAGCGAATTACTCTCCCGGAAATGAGAGAGCAGCTCGCGCAGGTCGAAGCACAGCGCCATGAGGCCGGGCAGGAAATGTCCTATGAACTCCGCCAGAGCATTGAGCATGCCAATCACCTCTCCAAGACCACTGCCGAGAAGGCCCGTGCCCTTGTAAACGAGCTCCTCGCACTGGAAAAGATGAAACCTGACATCGCGTTCAGGATCGCCAATATCATGCCCCAGTCGCGGGACGAACTCAGGGCGATCTACGCCAAGGAGCGTTACACGCTCACCGGCGAGGAACTCGATGTGATTCTCGAGATGGTGATTACCCACCTCTGA
- a CDS encoding 50S ribosomal protein L21e gives MAHHNGPRKKTRYKFKKDLRRRGILPVTAAIRNFEMGQKVHIVCEPSIQKGMPHRRFHGKTGTVVGQRGRAWLVEIPDGNATKLVISRTQHLKPQKV, from the coding sequence ATGGCTCATCATAACGGTCCACGAAAGAAAACACGCTATAAGTTCAAGAAAGATCTCAGACGCCGCGGCATCCTGCCGGTTACCGCCGCGATCAGGAACTTTGAGATGGGACAGAAGGTTCACATTGTCTGCGAGCCGAGCATCCAGAAGGGTATGCCGCACAGGCGGTTCCACGGGAAGACCGGCACCGTTGTCGGGCAGCGTGGTCGCGCCTGGCTTGTCGAGATCCCGGACGGAAATGCCACAAAACTCGTCATATCCAGAACGCAACATCTAAAACCTCAGAAAGTATAA
- a CDS encoding tRNA pseudouridine(54/55) synthase Pus10 yields the protein MDLIETIGAILDYGPICDHCLGRFFGKRSFGLTNAERGRALRTVHALVKNEPYTGEPDECWVCNRLFDGIDLWAGRVVEALEGTEHATFLVGTRVPPLIAESEEMVWSDLSLTDPEPIKSEMNRETGKAVSALTGKVVDFKRPDVVAVINLAEDRVEIEINPVYFSGRYMKYERGIPQTHWDCRICHGKGCERCNYTGKMYADSVEELIGGPAIEIFNAENAVLHGSGREDIDARMLGTGRPFVMEMMHPLRRDIDLARLEEAINASADGRVGVKITGWSSHAEVETLKSNKAHKKYRILVEVDGTISLDELKSALACLNGVVIHQRTPQRVAHRRADRIRERRVIDIQSPGMQDGKFVIDVVGEAGLYIKELVSGDNGRTQPSLAEILGKDAHVTSLDVVLVEEPGSGE from the coding sequence ATGGACCTGATTGAAACGATCGGGGCGATTCTGGACTATGGCCCTATATGCGACCATTGCCTCGGACGCTTCTTTGGAAAGCGCTCGTTTGGACTGACCAATGCCGAGCGGGGCCGTGCCCTCAGGACAGTCCATGCCCTTGTAAAAAATGAACCCTATACCGGCGAACCCGATGAATGCTGGGTCTGCAACCGCCTCTTCGACGGGATCGATCTCTGGGCCGGGCGGGTCGTGGAGGCGCTGGAAGGGACAGAACACGCCACCTTTCTGGTGGGGACACGGGTGCCGCCGCTCATCGCCGAGAGCGAGGAGATGGTGTGGAGCGACCTCTCCCTGACCGATCCCGAGCCGATCAAATCCGAGATGAACCGCGAGACCGGCAAAGCAGTCTCGGCCCTGACCGGGAAGGTGGTGGACTTCAAGCGCCCCGACGTCGTCGCTGTAATCAACCTTGCCGAAGACCGGGTGGAGATCGAGATCAACCCGGTGTATTTCAGTGGGCGCTATATGAAGTATGAGCGGGGCATTCCCCAGACGCACTGGGACTGCCGGATCTGCCATGGAAAGGGGTGCGAACGCTGCAATTACACCGGGAAGATGTACGCCGACTCGGTCGAGGAACTGATCGGGGGGCCGGCGATCGAGATCTTCAATGCAGAAAACGCCGTTCTCCATGGTTCTGGTCGGGAGGACATCGATGCACGGATGCTCGGGACCGGCCGCCCCTTTGTCATGGAGATGATGCATCCCCTGCGGCGGGATATCGACCTTGCCAGACTGGAAGAGGCGATCAACGCCAGTGCCGATGGAAGGGTAGGGGTGAAAATCACCGGGTGGAGTTCGCACGCCGAGGTGGAAACCCTTAAATCGAACAAAGCGCATAAAAAATACAGGATTCTCGTTGAGGTCGACGGTACGATCTCTCTGGACGAACTCAAATCCGCTCTCGCCTGCTTAAACGGCGTGGTGATCCATCAGCGCACACCGCAGAGGGTCGCACACCGCAGAGCCGACCGGATCAGAGAACGCAGGGTGATCGATATACAGTCACCCGGGATGCAGGACGGGAAGTTCGTCATTGATGTCGTCGGCGAAGCCGGCCTCTATATCAAGGAACTGGTCTCGGGGGACAACGGGCGAACACAACCGAGTCTTGCAGAAATCCTGGGTAAAGACGCTCATGTCACCAGCCTCGATGTAGTGCTGGTGGAGGAACCAGGGAGTGGTGAATGA
- the trmY gene encoding tRNA (pseudouridine(54)-N(1))-methyltransferase TrmY has protein sequence MKRFVVVGHLGSTDPDFSLNNLPGAGRMDELCRCVAASLCLSHGIRRDTECLLVLLGGPKAPKTIRFSGESVRSLSPDERNVAGLIKKALALPCGTVFRESSPGVSVRKGGLEEVLAECRCAVLDERGEDIRGVETVPETFVLSDHQNFSEEERGLMQDLPACSLGPCILHADMAIVVLHNELDRRESGWT, from the coding sequence ATGAAACGTTTTGTCGTGGTAGGCCACCTGGGAAGCACCGACCCTGATTTTTCCCTGAACAATCTTCCTGGCGCCGGCAGGATGGACGAGCTCTGCCGGTGCGTCGCCGCATCCCTCTGTCTCTCGCATGGAATTCGCCGGGACACCGAGTGTCTGCTCGTTCTCCTCGGCGGACCGAAGGCCCCGAAGACTATCCGTTTTTCAGGCGAGAGCGTGCGCAGCCTCAGCCCGGACGAAAGGAATGTTGCCGGGCTGATCAAAAAGGCGCTCGCCCTCCCCTGCGGCACCGTCTTCAGGGAATCGAGCCCGGGCGTCTCGGTACGAAAAGGAGGACTTGAAGAGGTGCTCGCCGAATGCAGGTGTGCTGTTCTGGATGAAAGAGGGGAAGACATCAGGGGCGTTGAGACCGTCCCGGAGACCTTCGTCCTCTCAGACCACCAGAACTTTTCAGAGGAGGAGCGCGGGCTGATGCAGGACCTGCCCGCCTGCTCCCTCGGCCCCTGCATCCTGCACGCCGACATGGCGATTGTGGTCCTGCACAATGAACTTGACAGGAGAGAGAGCGGATGGACCTGA
- a CDS encoding signal recognition particle protein Srp54: MLDSLSSSLKDALKKIAGKTVVDRAAVEELVRSLQRALLQADVNVKLVMHLSQSIKRRALEEEPPKGMNLREHVLRIVYQELVALMGGAGKVDLSQQTILMAGLQGSGKTTTTAKLARYFQRKGLKVGVICADTFRPGAYKQLSTLCAKVNVPIFGDPTEKDALLIVREGIKRFAETEVVIIDTQGRHALEDDLIQEIIDINEIAKPEHRWLVIDAALGQQAAEQARRFNEAIEIDGVLITKMDGTAKGGGALSAVSETKSGIVFIGAGETIDDLERFDPDGFISRLLGMGDLKALAERAEEVMADEEMDVNAMLRGKFTLRDMYKQLETVNKMGPLKQVMSMLPLGGMQIPDDAYDVTSTKMERYKVVMDSMTSAELDDPQIISGSRVHRISRGAGVAPEDVRELLKYYRVMQRALKGMRGSKFSMQRMMKRFGKTQ, translated from the coding sequence ATGCTCGATTCGCTCAGTTCATCGCTCAAGGACGCGCTCAAGAAGATTGCAGGCAAGACGGTCGTCGACCGCGCAGCGGTGGAGGAACTCGTGCGGAGCCTGCAGCGTGCTCTTTTGCAGGCCGACGTGAACGTCAAACTCGTCATGCACCTCTCCCAGTCCATAAAGAGGCGGGCGCTCGAAGAGGAGCCGCCAAAAGGGATGAACCTGCGGGAGCACGTCCTGCGGATCGTCTACCAGGAACTTGTCGCCCTGATGGGCGGCGCGGGAAAGGTGGACCTCTCGCAGCAGACGATCCTGATGGCCGGGCTGCAGGGGAGCGGCAAGACGACGACGACGGCGAAGCTTGCCCGCTATTTCCAGAGGAAGGGGCTGAAGGTCGGCGTGATCTGCGCCGACACCTTCAGGCCAGGGGCGTATAAGCAGCTCTCGACGCTCTGTGCAAAAGTCAACGTCCCGATCTTCGGCGATCCCACAGAAAAAGATGCCCTTCTGATCGTGCGCGAAGGGATCAAACGGTTTGCCGAGACCGAGGTCGTCATCATCGACACACAGGGGCGCCACGCCCTTGAAGACGATCTGATCCAGGAGATCATCGACATCAACGAGATCGCAAAGCCCGAGCACCGCTGGCTTGTCATCGACGCCGCTCTCGGCCAGCAGGCGGCCGAACAGGCCCGCAGGTTCAACGAGGCGATCGAGATCGACGGCGTGCTGATCACCAAGATGGACGGCACGGCAAAAGGCGGCGGCGCCCTTTCCGCAGTATCCGAAACGAAGAGCGGGATCGTATTCATCGGTGCCGGCGAGACGATCGACGACCTCGAACGCTTCGATCCCGACGGCTTCATCTCCCGTCTCCTTGGTATGGGCGACCTCAAGGCCCTGGCCGAGCGGGCCGAAGAGGTGATGGCCGACGAGGAGATGGATGTCAACGCCATGCTGCGGGGGAAGTTCACCCTCAGGGACATGTACAAACAACTTGAAACGGTGAACAAGATGGGGCCGCTCAAGCAGGTGATGTCCATGCTCCCGCTCGGCGGCATGCAGATCCCCGACGACGCCTACGACGTCACCTCCACAAAAATGGAGCGCTACAAGGTAGTCATGGACTCGATGACAAGCGCCGAGCTCGACGATCCGCAGATCATCTCGGGATCACGGGTGCACCGTATCTCGCGGGGCGCCGGCGTCGCCCCCGAGGACGTGCGCGAACTCCTGAAGTATTACCGGGTCATGCAGCGGGCGCTGAAGGGCATGCGGGGAAGCAAATTCTCCATGCAGCGGATGATGAAGCGATTCGGGAAGACTCAGTAG